GCTCACTATTCTGCTTCAATTCAGAAACAGTAAGTGTATttgcatgcacttaataatctgatcattttcaggtttcagcagtgatctgattattcaaatggttatGTAATCACCatgctctgatttcttagatcggtTTAAGGCGTAATCAGCTAAAGAAATCCAATAGAgctggagtttagctcagtaataAGTGTACTCATactctgttttctgttgtttttctcagtctgtgcatgtgtggaaACAGACTGCTGTCCTGGAAATGGATAGCAGTGTATAACAGCACCCACAAAAGAGCAACTCTGAACAtaactacatgcttgatgaatTTCAATATTCTATTCTTCatcttttatattatatataataatatgtagCTAAAATGAcccaattatttttaaaaaaggtgcaGCATGACATTTGAGTTTTACGTCATGTTTCACTCTCTAGATGAATATATGAAATTAAGAGGCGGCAGCTCTGTCAGAGTTCAGACACgtgagaatttttttaaaaattaattgatCTTTCATTAAGCCTTGGTCTTTTtaggctgaatttaacaaaaaaactgtTACACAGGCATTAAGAGAGGGAGAGCCAGAAGCTGAAGTAGACAGAATCAGAAGACTGAGAGGACTGGAGTAGATCTGATGAAGGTTAGTGATCAAGAAATGAGTGGGACTTGTTTAAGATGTCGGttaaaatgaacactgaatTTGTAGAAATGTCCTTTCTTTAAAATGTCCTAATTTGTGAgactaaataacattttaattgagaaatttcatatttttgctCTCACTGTGACCACATGTAACTATTTTGTCACCTACATTATTAAACCTATAAGCACAACTACAGAACAAAATCACTCTTCCTGGTGGCTCCAACTGAGACTGTACTGACAGATATAATCTGTcagtttgaaaaatgtatttaggaCCTGACTATCCAAAAGAGAAGAGACACCATTGTTTGACTTCAGTACCTTTGCTCGATCCGTGCCTGTTGTAAGTGGATGGATATAGTATTTAAATCATAACTGTGCCTAATACAAACTATGAATAGACAGATTTCCCAGTGCCAACTAGACCAAATAGTcataattttaaatgaattttacaCCTATTTGCTATTCTAAAAGTTTGTGAGGAAGAAATAAAGTGGTAGACAAAGAAAGCCGTAGCAGGAAAAGATGAAAAACCAGAAGCCCAGCTATAATTACACCTGCCACACCTTGAAAAACAAAGCGTACATATgcaaaattgtatttattttctgcATTCATCACTAACCTTGGTGCAAGGTCCTCGTCAAATTTTTATATATCCGCTACTGTGGTAAATATGCCCGGAAGAAACATTTCCTAGCTTTAAGGTTCCGGTTTCAGTGTTGACCGTAAATTCCTTTTGTAGATCTGATGATTAATAAAGATATGTAGGATATTACCAGCCTGAACAGAACGcataataacattttttgtaGGAATTCAATGAACAGTTTCTGCTGTCTTTCTTTGGAATTACCTAATCACAAATGTAAACTAACAGTAGTTTACTGGTCATCTCTGAAAACCTCCCCTATCAGCATAATATCAGGTGATGTCAATGACAGAAAAACAATGTACCCTGCTGATAAAGATCAAGACAGCTGAAATGCATCCGTCAAAGGTTTTTTTCAgccaccattctttttttcACAACCTAGCGTTCTACCACTGTTGCATCAGACCAAATCAACCACAAATCTGTTATAGCATACATCGACTCATTTCATCCAACGCAATGCAACAAAACTTCAAAGACACAGATAAAACACTGCTCTGTTAATCACATTCTAGACAAAGAACATTACCAAGCCCAGAGAATATATTAATGCGGAAGGGAACTTCATCTTAGTTACTTTAGTCCCTGAAGCAGCTAATCCGTGAACCAGTAACAGCACTGAGTTTCAGTTCCAATCGGTAGATTAATATGATTGCAGCCTTTATATATCTAAGTGGCATGCAAAGCTGTCCTCTCAGGCAACATTCAATTCAAACTACACCCAAAAAGATTTTACATACCTTTTTACATAATAGCTAAATTTACTCACCGTGTTTGCTGGCTTATGGCTGTGTCAGAGGAAGACTGAGCAATGCAaaagttgagaaaaaaaatgcccTTCTGTGTTCCTCCCACTCCCATCCCCCACTTTATTTTAGATTCTTACAGGATGTTGATTGATTTCCTATTTAGACTGACCTGtacattttgagacattcaaTCAGGTATTTTGATTTAAAGCATGAATGTGGCAGCATAAATCATCATAAGACTTACTTAAAATTATTCCATATTACCAACTACCCTGCCTCGCCTTTAAacaaacgttttttttttgcattgtgctttctaaagataataataataataataataataataaattaaatttaaaagcgcctttcttgacactcaaggacactgtacaaaatgtagggttatatatatatatatatatatatatatatatatatatatatatatatatataaaaaaacaaaaaaaaacacatcaacagAGAGAGTAGGCTAATTTGAACAGGTGAGTTTTAAGACTTGatttgaaaagaggaaaagagtcaaTGTTCCGGATGTCAGGTGGGAGggagttccagagtttgggagcaGAGCGGCTGAAAGCTCTGCACCCCATGGTAGTCAGACGAGCAGAAGGTACAGAGAGATGAATGGAAGAGGAGGATCTGAGCGAGCGAGTAGAAGTTGTGATTTGGAGAAGATTTGACAGATAAGGGGGGGCAAGATTATGTATGGCCTTAAATGTGTGGAGGAGAATTTTGTATTCGATCCTATATTTaacagggagccagtggagctgttgaaggacaggTGTAATGTGATGGAATGAAGGAGTTTTAGTGATAATAcgggcagctgcattctgaaccagctgAAGCTTATGGAGGGATTTATGAGGAAGGccaaagagaagagaattaCAGTAGTCAATGCGGGATGTAACAAGACTATGAACTAGAATAGATGCAGTAAGGGGGGTGAGGGAAGGGCGTAGACGATTGATGTTACGCAGATGGAAATACGCAGACCGGGTTACATTGCTAATGTGAGAGCGGAAAGATAAACAGTTATCTAAGATGACACCCAAGCTCTTAACCTGAGGTGAGGGGGAGACTAATGTACTGTCAATTTGGATAGAGGAAATATCCACTTTTGATAATGTGGATTTGGAACCACAAAGCAaaatttctgttttatcactgttAAGTTTTAGGAAATTAGAGGTGAACCAGGATTTTatttcagataaacagttgGAAAGGGAAGAGGGCGGGAACAAAGTACTTAGTTTACTAGAtagatagagctgggtgtcatctgcatagcagtggaaatggaTGTTGAAAGAGCAAAAAATATTGCCAAGGGGCAGAAGGTAAATGATGAAAAGTAGGGGCCCCAGGACAGAGCCCTGGGGTACACCAGAGGAAACGGGGGAAGACTGAGACCTGAAGGATTTGAGTTGAATGAACTGAGTGCGGCCTGAGAGATAGGAATGAAACCAGTCGAGTGCGATATGATTAATGCCAATGGAAGATAGTCTGTTGAGGAGGATAGTATGAGAAATAGTGTCGAAGGCTGCGCTCAGATCTAGAAGAATGAGAATGGAAAATAAACCAGAATCAGCTGCCATGAGAAGGTCATTAGTGATCTTAAGAAGAGCCGTAAAGATGAGTTACAGTTGCCAGGTTCATGGTGGTTTTCCCACCAATTTGGGCTTTTTTGTAAAAACGGTCACAGGTGAAAACTTTAAAGTGCTGCGGAGGGGGCGGGGGAGGGGGGtgtgagggggtggggggattACAGGTTGGGCTGACTGAATGATTACAGATGGTGgaacatgaaaatgaatgactgaatgagTGTATTATCAGTCTTGGTTTGATGAGCTGGAAACCtgaagacagaaagacaagaacctggggcagtcgtgggctggaggttagggaaccagccctgtgaccggaaggttgccagttcgatccccttagctgacagtccatgactgaagtgcccttgagcaagacaccagttgctccccgggcgccgtggatagggttgcccactgctccgggcaagcatgctcactaccccctagtgtAGTAAAgtgaaaatgggaaaaaaaaggtgCATAACTTTTCACATTGGTTTTCTTTTATAATAAACTATttcatacaatactgtgcaaagtTTTCAACAGccatgaaaataatttaaaacagttCATCTTTGCAGTAAGTTTGTGCCTGTTATGAATATGTTGGTTAAACGAGTAGTTATGAGAGCTTGGGTTCTGAAATCTCTCTGCACTCCACtattgcatggatttgttacACTAATTCGATAAACTAGGGCTGATTGTCCAGTGACTCCCTACTTACTACGTAGAGCACTATGTGAATTGTTAGATTGTAGACATAAATGACATAAATAGTGTCATATATGCCCAGTAGGGAATTGTGTTCATCTAGGTGAATCCCAAAAGGCTCTTTGGAGCCATTGGAGAATCAGTCTATGTATaagatggtaactgtaaatacagaGAGATTTGGAAATGGATAACATGCtgacacacaaaatcacaatgcattatttatttgtgtttttctgtttgtgttttttaaaaataaatacttacTGCCCATTTATATAGAAGTTTGCAGAGTACTGTACATACACATTATACCGTGTATTTCTTTTGCAGTTGAATACTTAAAATTTTAGATTAGTTTTAGCTTCTGGTGGGCATGGACTGTAGATTTTTGATTGTAACCCCAATTCAAGGTTTACATAACCAGCGAATTGAACCagagaattttatttttggcaTTTATAATGGGTAGAAAACAACATCCAGTCGATCGGGCTCTCGGGTGTCCCGTAGGCGCATCTGACCACATATGGAGCTGCGCATTCAAAATATATGCTCACAGGAAAAACTGATTAAAGAGCTAAAACTTCAAAGTAATGACAGATTGCTAAATTTGATAAGGTGAATAAAGGGCTAAAAAATAAGATATGAGattggttctttaaaaaaagaatggtAGATCAAGCTTACAGAATGAAATGTCCTTAGCTGGTGTAACAAAAACGAAGACTGGTCTTTTCTTCACTGATCTTGGAGTAATACAGTTTGTATCCCCATCTTCAGGGGGACCAGGGTTCctctttttttgtgttattattttaggCACATTATATTTGTCAATACACTTGACTTGGATGAGGATCACATTTTATGAAAATTAATGCAGACAACCATAAAATTCcaaaaggttcacatactttttcttgtcactgtatatgtaaatgccATCAGAAGGTTAAGTTGTTAGAGAATGTCAGATGGTGCAGTATCTTAATTTACTCCTGCAGTCAGTTTTCTGAATAATCTTGGCAAAATTAAGGTTTTTCTTAGTTTTCGTACATTTATAGCAAAAcgtgaatttttttaaattaacgtTTTAAGCCACACCTTGCATTCAAAATGGCCTTACAACTAAAAATGTACCTTTAACCCCTAcaaatatttgctttttttttttttatgaatatgaacacattttatataacAAATATAGATTTTTAATGTTGGCTTCTTCATGGCTTAATAACATTTTGAAAGTCAGAGCATGTCTGTAGTTTGCCTTAATGTGATCAACATCCAATATATTAACCCATTGAAGGCATTTATTAGCAGAAAGCTAGTTGATTTAAACTAAACATTGTTCTTACTTTATGCATGACTAGCACCCAAAACTGTGATCTGTACATAAATGACATATAACATTTACAGCTCcataacttttatttataaCAGGTTACATTTCTTATAACAACTCTATGTACTTCCATGTACATTACgtaattttaatattataataaactaaaatgatataatgataatattaataCCTTACATAGTTTGGCGtgttaaatataaagaaaagcaTATATCCTTACAGCAATAGTAATTTAACTTTAAAATGGCTGGGAAATGATAAATCTGAGAGTGTTTTCAGATGGTGACCTCTGGTGTGTGGTGGTTTGTTAGGTGAGTACTGCCATCTTTGGCAGAACAGCTGACTGACGGTGAAAGGTGAAGGTTTGATGTACTATCCCAGTCCACAGAAACGGTGCACGCTTTCCACTTTAAAACCTACAAAGCAGGAGAAGCACTGAGTTAGGCTGGGAATGAAACAGGAAAAGCTTAATGTCAGGTTAACAGATTAACAGTGGATGGCATAGTAGCCAATAGTGTAAAGATGTGAGCTGGGTAACTCGTGTACATTTTCTCATGAGGTGCATTGGTGTGCACCAATTTTAGAACTTACTGCTCCAAAATTTTACTGAATTATTGTTTGGAGGCATCCACTGGCTTGGAAGTTACATAAAGTATGATTTCATGTTTGAAACTATTCCCTACCCTAGCGAATGCTCAGTCTCTCTTCTCTGTGAGCCTTTTTGCAATTCAatttttacatatatccaccgaGCACTTCAGTGcagcccattcacactgacattacaatgtatttttcagcCTGAGCTGCTTTTTGTGTGGGGCACAatacatggcagccaatcagaacacagttCACTTACCTATCAGTATTAACAGCACAGTAATTAAAACAGACTATCTTAGTTATAAAGCAAAGCTGGACAATTGTCATGTAAAATTAAACCATGATTGTTAGTTAGTATATAGAAACACAAATATCATAAGCGCACCACAGgggaaaataaatagaatacaAGAAAATGTATGATAGAGGCCCTTTAACATTTGGGGAAAAGTGGTTCTATTAAATAAGTATTTACAATTTGATGTCATTAAAGGTAATTAAAAACAACCACTTTGCACACAGTCAACATTCATGCTACGTACTTGCTTCATCTCCATTGTGATATCTAGGGAAAGAAATGAGATTTTTTATGAAGCACATTCACGCaatatcattgttttttttttcatttgcaaaaCTATAAGTTGCCGATCACTGTAAGCTTCAAGTAAAGCTTCTGTGCCGAGCTTTAATCTCTCACCAATCCACTGAGAAACAGGCCTTAATGGACCATCTACAGACACCCCTTCCAGCAGCTCAGTCAAACCTATGATCTCATCAGGGTCATCAACAAACTCTTCCTCTGGCTCATCGACACACAGCTCAACCTCATCTGAGTAATTTGAGGCTGTTCCTGAAAGGAGAATGAGAACAGggacaaaaataataatttaaatcatAGCAGCCCAGACACCGAGGCTTCACTTTGAGATTGCTTTCTCAAGAAAAACAGTGACATTGTCCCTAAATCTGTCATCCAGTATGGAATTACCACCTGACAGCTCAGAGAATTTGTCACTCACAAAACTGTGAGTgacaaaacatttcactgacAGGAAATGTAGATGGGTACCTCTCTTACATGAGGAGTTGCTCATTTCCTGTCTTGGAAGTTGTATTGTGAAAGTGGTTTGCAGAACAGCAAGctctcttattttttatttatgtatttatttttatataaaaacaactCGTAGAAACCTGTTCCTCCATCTCATGACATTCATGCACCTGCCAAAGAACAGGGCCTTTCAGTCTTCCAACAAATGCAAGTCAAGgttgaattagattttttattttgataaaaaatgaaattcctATAGTACATAGTACAAGCACAAACTGACTTAAGCTTCCTGTCCTCTGTAAACTGTGAATCCTAACTTATTCGGGAGATTATTATACTTAAGGGATTTAGTAATGCAATTGAATTCATCCTCTACTGGGAAAAAACCCTAAtattgcatttttctgcaataccatagcttttgcacaggccattttgtggttatttttcccccaacatgtcaaattcaacaaataaacagtaattgtgccttaaaatctggagaaacatgttctctgtgcttttttttgtacTGGATATCTGAGTTGTTTATATGGGCATGGAGATATTTTTTCTAATTAGCTTCTATTTTTAAGCCAGAACACCAGTGTTTGCACTCAAGATGAGGGAAGAAAACCTAcactacgtgtgtgtgtgtgtgtgtgtgtgtgtgtgtgtgtgtgtgtgtgtggttcagCGACACACACAGCGACACAGCAGGAACTCCACAGCGTGTGGTTACACCACAGCGTATCTGTCACGTTAAAATATGAAACTGGTGTTTATGATAcatgtgtgatgtttttttttgccctgtTACTGAGTCATTAACTAGAAATGACCAGGATGACATCCAGGACACGTCATTCCCAATTAACTGATATGAATGTGTGTACCTGTTTTCCTGCAGTTTCCTTTACTGGAAATCCCCCACAGCTGGTTCTCACTGGTGCTTGAGACAGGTTTAGCTTGGAGTTGCCTGGCTTTGTCCAGGTGGAATTTCATTGGCGGAAGCTCGTCCTCACTGTCCTCTGTGTCTAGATTAGTTTTGTCTGTGATATACACTTCTCTATAATGTCTTACCCCTGAACATAGAAAACCAGAGTGGCACagttatacattatacattgaTATACAGTGTGAATCAAAAATTGAATGTAGGCCTGtattttttttggacaaaagaTACAGAAGTTCCCAAGTCCAGTCCAGAATTCCCCTGCTTTGCATATTTCTATGTGGGATGAAGACAGAATAAACAtcaaagggaaagagaaggagagcgtgagaaagaaagaagcagtgaaagaaagaaagaagtgacagtgagggggaaaaataagactaaaagaaaaagaagagtcAGGGACGGGCTGAATTTTAATCATATGAATGGGACGGGACTGTCTGCGTGTGGCCCTTGATGCTCTTGAGTGCTGATGTTGGCTGAGTGTGTTTAGATGTGTTGGCACTGACCTGCTCTGCGCTTGGACAGCTGCAGCTCTTTGACTGGGAGCTTTGTGTTAAGGTGTAAGCGATGACTGTTGCTCATGTGCTTTAGCAGGTGTTGAGAGTGAAGAGTAGAGCGAGTGTACAACACCAGCTTTGACCCTGCCAGAACATCTGATCTGATCTCAAACCTTCTTCCCTGTTAACATCGGAAAATGAGCTTCACAGTATATCACCACTGACCAAAAGTAACTGACCACATGCGCTTTAGTTACTGAACTGCTTTCTGAGTAGAATTATCAGTGAGAATACTGTACCTGGAAGGTAATGTGATCTATGCTTGACCAGAAAAATTCATATAAAAGCTGCTGTTCACCACTAACCATCTGGAGATAAAGTGAAACCAGCAATAAACACAAATGGTCTGAACACTTAACGTCAATAAGATTTGAATGGAAATAGAGATGACAGTGTTTCTTGTTTCTCTGAACATAGCAATATAGAGCCCATATAAATAGAAATGTTATTTGAAAGTTAACCTTCATAGGGATTTCATGACACAGACATAAGCATtgataattataataacaataatcataagaaatatttcagtatttatgaacagcttttGCCAGTATTACTTTTATGGATGGACTAGGTACTGTAGTGACATAAGGCTCTTATGCTGAAGTAATgcatatttgtttcatttataacactgttctATAGGCTATATTGGTCTTATAAGGCAGAAAACCTGTTATAAAGGCAAATACAATCAGCTGTATTATTGGACCCTTGGTAAAAATTTAGCAAAAAATTGCTCAAcctaaaatctgaaaatatgagAGAAATTTAACCTTAGTGTAATAAggtaaataaatttaaatatccatccatccatccatccatccatccatccatccatccatccatcatcttctgcttctctggggttcgggtcgcgggggcagcatcttaagcaatgaggcccaggcctccctttccccagccacttccactagctctccgggggggattctgaggcgcttCCAGGCCaactgggcaatatagtcacaccagcttgtcctgggtcttcctcggggtctcctccctggtggacttgcctgtgacacctcacgagggaggcgtccaggaggcatcctaaccagatgcccgaaccacctcagctggctcctctcaacgtgaagaagcagcggctctactccctatcaccctatctctaagggagagtccagacaccctgtggaggaaactcatttcggccgcttgtattcgcgatcttattctttcggtcattaccaaaagctcatgaccataggtgagggtaggaACATAGAtcaaccggtaaatcgagagctttgccttgtggctcagctctttctttaccacaacagaccccgcatcactgctgacccagcaccaatccgcctgtcaatctcccgctcccttgtaccatcactcgtgaacaagaccccgagatacttgaactcctccacttgaggcaagagcctatccctgacccagagagggctctccgcccACAAATTTAAATagataatttaatttaaaccaCAGATGTCActattattggcacccctgcaTTTACTACTTTGTTCAACCTCCCTTTGCCAACATAACAGCGATAGGTCTCATTTTACAACACTAGATGACattgaataattaattaatacagTACTTCTCCAGACCTTCCAGGGTCCTAGTCCTGATTTTTTAGACTCTCCTCTTCAGTCACAGCTATTTAGTAGAATTGAGATCACAGGACTGGGACGGGAACCAGATTCACTGCACCATATTGGTGTGAATTTGGACATATGTTCTGAATAACTGCTCTGCCAGAAGATCCAATACGATCTTGTTTGAAATTAGATGAAAAAGGAAGCATTCTTATGGCATGGAGGTCTGATTATAGTTTTGGAGACTTGATGACCATAAATTGTTACCATCTTCTGGAAATCTCCAATTGTGATCCTACTGGAAAATCTCCAATTGTGATCCTCTTTGAAAGGTCTCAATTTGACACTTGCCACTCTAACTATCCACCTCACTATGCAAAGAAGCAAAATAAATATGCATCCTCTTCCAGGCAGATTCACTAGCACTCCATTTGTTTCAACTTCTTAATAATTGTCCTTACAGTGGATATGAACATTTTCAGTagcttttcagtcattttatagCTGTTGTCTGGTTTAACAAACTTTTGTCTCATTTCATTTGTGTAATCTCTCGTCCTCCCcatgatgatgaatgaatgagaatTTAGCCTTTGTGTCAACTTATGTTTGTGATCATGTGAGAACAGAAGGTCATGGACTGCTTTCCAGTTCCTGAACACTGTTTTAGGATATGACTGAGATTGTGACATGAGGGTTTTTGTTCTTAGAAAATAAATTTTGTTACGTAAAGGTGGGTTTCTCTCATATCTTCAGTGTTAGATTCAAcgaattaacaaaaaaaaggcatttttatGATCTTTTCTGTCCGTCTTTACCAAAAGTGGCAATAATTATGATGCTGACTATATGATTTCCACAccgaaagaaaagaaaaatgcaattttttgaGTTAAGTTTACCCGAGGGCTCTGATAAActccttttcttttcccttAAAGTGAATTTACTCAAAAAAGTGTGaagtaaattttaaattttaagttGACCCaacaaactgaaatgaaaatctTCATACATGTATTCATTTGGATATGACTTTAGTTTAAGGCCGTTTTCATAGAACATTCGTAACTAGGCCTCTGCCTTAAAAATTCCATTGTTTGGGAATGATTCTTCATAATGGTGCTACAAATTAAACAACTTTCTGTCAAATAAGGTGTTACCAATGTTTACTCCTTATAGAATGCAGACATCACCTTACCTTATATACATGCAGACCACTCAAAGTTAGGCCCATTAACATACTGgcattttgttccttttttccctggagaataagagggagggatggagacaGAGGGGTGAGACATGTTTATAAGATGGAAAGTAACAGAGATAAtcactcttttaaaaaaaattgcgCAGAGTAGAATCAGCATATGCAGGCTTGATTACCTCAACATAAAATGCATTTGCAATTAATCCCTTAATGACCAAATACAAagtgtttaaatgttaaaaagcgCTTTTTGTCATTATGCCTGGCCTGACCTTGCTCATGGTATAGAAGATAACTGGTACATCACTCATTTTACAGGCTTCCTGGATGAAGAGCAggacagcatcacacacacgcactcccCGCAGCTCTCTGTGCAGGGCAGGAGTGTGTTGCACAACATAGTCACGTCCACGCTTCGTCAAAATCTGAGTGACAGAGGTTTATGCAGTTATCTGTATTACACTCCTCTCATAATATTACATAGTAAATACTGCATTACTCATACAGCATTACTAAGTAGCTATTATTGTTACTGTTGTTGACAGAGGTGCACTACAGTTTGGGTTttgagttatttttattataatacatcAGCATCGCTGACATTGCCTTTGCATCATTTGCATTTACCC
This portion of the Pygocentrus nattereri isolate fPygNat1 chromosome 13, fPygNat1.pri, whole genome shotgun sequence genome encodes:
- the LOC108426497 gene encoding FERM domain-containing protein 6 isoform X1 codes for the protein MRSVGSERSYKTTGLKRQEFIARRTQHIIATASMSDQTRVVHVVLPDKKQLNITVGLKSRGHDLINQLCQQLGIKQLHLFGLRLENNNDHMFLDLETKLSTYFPKTWKHNTLEVMPKERTVLYLKVQYYVGNVRLIEEETVRSLYYAELKEQVLRSQCYWQEGLYFQLAAYALQADLGDWREGQGSYFSPHDYFPPWVGCSLHILTKRGRDYVVQHTPALHRELRGVRVCDAVLLFIQEACKMSDVPVIFYTMSKGKKEQNASMLMGLTLSGLHVYKMVSGEQQLLYEFFWSSIDHITFQGRRFEIRSDVLAGSKLVLYTRSTLHSQHLLKHMSNSHRLHLNTKLPVKELQLSKRRAGVRHYREVYITDKTNLDTEDSEDELPPMKFHLDKARQLQAKPVSSTSENQLWGISSKGNCRKTGTASNYSDEVELCVDEPEEEFVDDPDEIIGLTELLEGVSVDGPLRPVSQWIDITMEMKQVLKWKACTVSVDWDSTSNLHLSPSVSCSAKDGSTHLTNHHTPEVTI
- the LOC108426497 gene encoding FERM domain-containing protein 6 isoform X5, which codes for MFLDLETKLSTYFPKTWKHNTLEERTVLYLKVQYYVGNVRLIEEETVRSLYYAELKEQVLRSQCYWQEGLYFQLAAYALQADLGDWREGQGSYFSPHDYFPPWVGCSLHILTKRGRDYVVQHTPALHRELRGVRVCDAVLLFIQEACKMSDVPVIFYTMSKGKKEQNASMLMGLTLSGLHVYKMVSGEQQLLYEFFWSSIDHITFQGRRFEIRSDVLAGSKLVLYTRSTLHSQHLLKHMSNSHRLHLNTKLPVKELQLSKRRAGVRHYREVYITDKTNLDTEDSEDELPPMKFHLDKARQLQAKPVSSTSENQLWGISSKGNCRKTGTASNYSDEVELCVDEPEEEFVDDPDEIIGLTELLEGVSVDGPLRPVSQWIDITMEMKQVLKWKACTVSVDWDSTSNLHLSPSVSCSAKDGSTHLTNHHTPEVTI
- the LOC108426497 gene encoding FERM domain-containing protein 6 isoform X2 yields the protein MRSVGSERSYKTTGLKRQEFIARRTQHIIATASMSDQTRVVHVVLPDKKQLNITVGLKSRGHDLINQLCQQLGIKQLHLFGLRLENNNDHMFLDLETKLSTYFPKTWKHNTLEERTVLYLKVQYYVGNVRLIEEETVRSLYYAELKEQVLRSQCYWQEGLYFQLAAYALQADLGDWREGQGSYFSPHDYFPPWVGCSLHILTKRGRDYVVQHTPALHRELRGVRVCDAVLLFIQEACKMSDVPVIFYTMSKGKKEQNASMLMGLTLSGLHVYKMVSGEQQLLYEFFWSSIDHITFQGRRFEIRSDVLAGSKLVLYTRSTLHSQHLLKHMSNSHRLHLNTKLPVKELQLSKRRAGVRHYREVYITDKTNLDTEDSEDELPPMKFHLDKARQLQAKPVSSTSENQLWGISSKGNCRKTGTASNYSDEVELCVDEPEEEFVDDPDEIIGLTELLEGVSVDGPLRPVSQWIDITMEMKQVLKWKACTVSVDWDSTSNLHLSPSVSCSAKDGSTHLTNHHTPEVTI
- the LOC108426497 gene encoding FERM domain-containing protein 6 isoform X3, which produces MRSVGSERSYKTTGLKRQEFIARRTQHIIATASMSDQTRVVHVVLPDKKQLNITVGLKSRGHDLINQLCQQLGIKQLHLFGLRLENNNDHMFLDLETKLSTYFPKTWKHNTLEVMPKERTVLYLKVQYYVGNVRLIEEETVRSLYYAELKEQVLRSQCYWQEGLYFQLAAYALQADLGDWREGQGSYFSPHDYFPPWILTKRGRDYVVQHTPALHRELRGVRVCDAVLLFIQEACKMSDVPVIFYTMSKGKKEQNASMLMGLTLSGLHVYKMVSGEQQLLYEFFWSSIDHITFQGRRFEIRSDVLAGSKLVLYTRSTLHSQHLLKHMSNSHRLHLNTKLPVKELQLSKRRAGVRHYREVYITDKTNLDTEDSEDELPPMKFHLDKARQLQAKPVSSTSENQLWGISSKGNCRKTGTASNYSDEVELCVDEPEEEFVDDPDEIIGLTELLEGVSVDGPLRPVSQWIDITMEMKQVLKWKACTVSVDWDSTSNLHLSPSVSCSAKDGSTHLTNHHTPEVTI
- the LOC108426497 gene encoding FERM domain-containing protein 6 isoform X4, which codes for MFLDLETKLSTYFPKTWKHNTLEVMPKERTVLYLKVQYYVGNVRLIEEETVRSLYYAELKEQVLRSQCYWQEGLYFQLAAYALQADLGDWREGQGSYFSPHDYFPPWVGCSLHILTKRGRDYVVQHTPALHRELRGVRVCDAVLLFIQEACKMSDVPVIFYTMSKGKKEQNASMLMGLTLSGLHVYKMVSGEQQLLYEFFWSSIDHITFQGRRFEIRSDVLAGSKLVLYTRSTLHSQHLLKHMSNSHRLHLNTKLPVKELQLSKRRAGVRHYREVYITDKTNLDTEDSEDELPPMKFHLDKARQLQAKPVSSTSENQLWGISSKGNCRKTGTASNYSDEVELCVDEPEEEFVDDPDEIIGLTELLEGVSVDGPLRPVSQWIDITMEMKQVLKWKACTVSVDWDSTSNLHLSPSVSCSAKDGSTHLTNHHTPEVTI